The proteins below come from a single Microtus ochrogaster isolate Prairie Vole_2 chromosome 22, MicOch1.0, whole genome shotgun sequence genomic window:
- the Spty2d1os gene encoding putative transmembrane protein SPTY2D1OS: MIVLGWILFVGLASYMGTFPEVMPPTLKWKEGLPVWETKARRRSQTLEDELLLLL, from the exons atgATCGTACTGGGCTGGATTCTTTTTGTTGGGCTTGCATCCTACATGGGGACATTTCCAGAGGTGATG CCTCCGACTCTAAAGTGGAAAGAGGGGTTGCCTGTTTGGGAGACCAAGGCACGGCGAAGAAGCCAAACTTTGGAGgatgagctgctgctgctgctgtga
- the Spty2d1 gene encoding protein SPT2 homolog produces MDFREILLIASKGQGVNHVPKRYIVSMGPPKKDPKVKGVQSAAVQAFLRRKEEELRRKALEERRRKEELVRKRIELKHDKKARAMAKRTKDNFHGYDGIPVEEKTKKRQIAESRQNQGTDPEYEVEEEEFLDYSQDELEQDFEEEQEPLKAESKPKVPFKSAPPPMNFTDLLRLAEKKQFEPVEIKVARKAEERPMTAEELREREFLERKHKKKKPETDAKLPPPVSKRTPSHRDSVGTKPSKGSGDRQSTSKGLLSPHAEKKPRPSTASEKQVALSSSKSMPGERTKAGSGSSSQASHNRPVFNGAGKPHPSTCSPSVPKTAASGTQKPASEHKAKKPLPSHPSHSKPGPTVFSHCKAKSPGIRQSGSNTDSASGRPSPGTARPTVSSGAMPRRQNGSSSSGPEQSVSGIRKLASNPHPSGRTVNGTNGPGRPASSSTGPGRPISGPGGSGRPLSSSGCPRRPVNSPHDIRRPVSNQGPPGRSVGGPGKSISGSVPAGRTVSSGTGRPVSSLGPGRTVGSPGVPIKPKCTVVSETISSKNIISRSSNGQINGMKPPMSGYRSAPGPQRLPFPTGYKRPREYEDDDDDDEYDSEMDDFIEDEGEPLEEISKHIREIFGYDRKKYKDESDYALRYMESSWKEQQKEEAKSLRLGMQEDLEEMRREEEEMKRRKAKKLKRR; encoded by the exons ATGGACTTCAGGGAAATCCTGCTGATCGCTTCCAAAGGACAAGGTGTCAACCATGTACCG AAAAGATACATTGTATCAAT GGGGCCTCCCAAGAAAGACCCAAAAGTAAAAGGTGTCCAGTCGGCAGCTGTGCAAGCTTTCcttaggaggaaagaagaagagctTAGACGGAAAG CcttagaagagagaaggaggaaggaagaactaGTGAGAAAACGAATTGAGCTCAAACATGACAAGAAAGCCAGAGCTATGGCCAAGAGGACAAAGGACAATTTTCATGGCTACGATGGGATTCctgtggaggaaaagacaaagaagaggcAGATAGCAGAAAGCCGCCAGAACCAGGGGACTGACCCAGAGTatgaggtggaggaggaagagttcCTAGACTACAGTCAGGATGAGTTGGAGCAGGACTTCGAGGAGGAGCAAGAGCCTCTCAAAGCTGAAAGCAAACCAAAGGTCCCCTTTAAAAGTGCCCCTCCACCCATGAACTTCACTGACTTGCTGAGGTTAGCTGAGAAGAAGCAGTTCGAACCAGTGGAGATCAAGGTAGCGAGGAAAGCCGAGGAGCGGCCCATGACTGCAGAGGAACTCAGGGAGCGAGAGTTTCTTGAACGaaagcataagaaaaagaaacctgagaCCGACGCCAAACTACCTCCACCCGTGTCCAAAAGGACCCCCTCTCACAGAGACAGTGTGGGCACAAAACCCAGCAAGGGTTCTGGGGACAGGCAGTCTACTTCCAAAGGATTGCTGTCTCCTCATGCTGAGAAGAAACCCAGACCCAGCACAGCCAGTGAAAAGCAAGTAGCTTTGTCTTCATCCAAATCCATGCCAGGAGAGAGAACCAAGGCAGGATCTGGCAGTAGCTCCCAGGCCTCACACAATAGACCTGTCTTTAATGGGGCTGGAAAGCCCCACCCTAGCACCTGTTCCCCAAGTGTCCCAAAGACTGCTGCTAGTGGGACTCAGAAACCTGCTTCTGAGCACAAAGCCAAAAAACCTCTTCCTTCTCATCCCAGCCATTCCAAACCTGGGCCCACAGTCTTCTCACACTGCAAAGCTAAGAGTCCAGGTATCAGACAGTCAGGCAGCAACACCGACTCAGCTTCTGGACGACCCAGCCCAGGGACAGCTCGGCCCACAGTTAGTTCTGGCGCTATGCCCAGGCGCCAGAATGGTAGCTCCAGCTCAGGACCCGAGCAATCTGTCAGTGGGATCAGAAAGCTGGCCAGCAATCCGCATCCCTCTGGACGAACAGTCAATGGCACAAATGGTCCCGGACGACCTGCCAGCAGCTCCACTGGCCCTGGGCGACCCATCAGTGGCCCCGGTGGTTCTGGAAGACCTTTGAGCAGTTCTGGATGTCCTAGGCGGCCTGTAAACAGTCCACATGACATTCGACGACCAGTGAGCAACCAAGGTCCCCCTGGGCGGTCGGTCGGTGGCCCTGGGAAGTCTATAAGTGGTTCCGTTCCAGCTGGACGGACTGTCAGTTCAGGCACTGGAAGACCAGTGAGCAGCTTAGGACCTGGACGAACAGTTGGTAGCCCAGGCGTCCCCATAAAACCCAAGTGTACTGTTGTCTCAGAAACAATTTCTTCAAAGAATATTATTAGTCGGTCAAGCAATGGACAGATAAATGGAATGAAGCCTCCCATGTCTGGCTACAGATCTGCCCCAG GTCCTCAAAGGCTCCCCTTCCCGACTGGCTACAAAAGACCTCGAGAgtatgaagatgatgatgatgatgatgaatatgACTCAGAAATGGATGATTTCATCGAAGATGAAGGAGAACCTCTGGAAGAAATATCCAAGCACATTCGGGAAATCTTTGGCTATGACCGAAAAAA ATATAAAGATGAAAGTGACTATGCCTTACGTTACATGGAGAGCAGCTGGAAGgagcagcagaaggaggaagCCAAGAG TTTAAGACTAGGTATGCAAGAGGACTTAGAGGAAATGAGAcgtgaagaagaagaaatgaagcgTCGAAAGGCCAAGAAGCTGAAGCGACGTTAG